The Methanofollis ethanolicus genome includes the window GCTATATCGACGGGACGGAGGTGGCCACCAACCCGATCGAGGTGAAGAAGAAGATCGGGTACATGCCCGAGGACGTGGGCTTCTACGCGACCCTCAGTGCGGAAGAAAACCTGGACTATTCGGCGAAGCTCTATGGCATGGATGCTGCGACGCGGCGGACGCGTATCCCCGACCTCCTCTCCCTGGTGGGCCTGGACGGCGTGACGAAGGTCGTCGGGGGGTACTCGAAGGGTATGCGGCAGCGTCTCGGTATCGCAAAGGCCCTGATCAACGAACCGAAGGCCGTGATCCTGGACGAACCGACGGCGAACCTTGACCCTCAGGGCGTCGCCGACTACCGGCGGATCATCCGTGAGACGGCCGAGAACGGGACGACGGTGCTCGTCTCCTCGCATATCCTCTCCGAGGTGAGCAAGGTCTGCACGTCCGCCGGCATCCTTGCGCACGGGAGACTCGTCGCCTCGGGTCGGTGGGAAGACCTCGCCCGCGCCGGCGGCGAGAGCGGCCACGTGATCATCCGGGTCGAGACGAAGGCGCCGATGCCCGAGTTCTCCCACCCGTCCCTCATCTCCGCGGAGTACGCGGACGGCCACCATGCGGCGCGGCTCGTTGCGGAGACCGACATCAGCGACGATATCGCCGCGGCCGTCGGTCCCGCAGGGATCCGGCGCCTTGAACGCGACGAACCAGACATCGAGGACGTCTTCCTCTCTTACTATCACGAGGAGGCGACGTCATGAGATCGGCAGGACTGAAGGTGATCGCAGGGAAGGAGTTCCGCGACCACCTGCAGAGCAGGAAGTTCCACCTCATCTTCGGGGTCTTCCTGGTCATCGCGGTCATCGGCCTCATCGGCGGGGCTGTCGAGTACCAGAAACAGCTTGACGACTACAACAAGAACCAGGCCGCGGTCTCGGACGACGAGTTCGAGTCGCATTCGTACTTCTCCTGGAAACCGACGATCCTCTCGGCCTTCAACGAGATGACCACCCTGATGACGACGATCGGCGTGATCCTCGGGATCGCGATGGGCTTTGACCTGATCACGCGGGAGAAAGAGAGC containing:
- a CDS encoding ABC transporter ATP-binding protein, whose protein sequence is YIDGTEVATNPIEVKKKIGYMPEDVGFYATLSAEENLDYSAKLYGMDAATRRTRIPDLLSLVGLDGVTKVVGGYSKGMRQRLGIAKALINEPKAVILDEPTANLDPQGVADYRRIIRETAENGTTVLVSSHILSEVSKVCTSAGILAHGRLVASGRWEDLARAGGESGHVIIRVETKAPMPEFSHPSLISAEYADGHHAARLVAETDISDDIAAAVGPAGIRRLERDEPDIEDVFLSYYHEEATS